DNA from Labrus bergylta chromosome 3, fLabBer1.1, whole genome shotgun sequence:
TAATAGAAGAGGTAAAGAATTCACTCACGGGTTGTAAATTCCCACTCATTACTACTGTCACTGTATTTTCCGCTCCAATCGATGAAGCTTTTCACACTGACCACATAAGTTGTGCTTGAGTTCAAGAGTCGGCCTTGAATTTCATAGTAGTTCCTTCCACCATCAGCAGTTTGGTTGACCTTTACAGAAACCTAGGAAGGagaaacatgaatgaaaaagGAGAGTCATGGCACTCATAGTTTATTTTACCTAGCAGTAACTGGACATAAAAAGAAAGGTCTATGTCTAAATCTGCAAGAATGAATAGTTTCAGTGTTAGACAGAGCACAATACTATTCTCCTACCTTATCTGTGCATCCTTTTTCATAGTAAGTCACTTCAGCAGTCAGGTGCTGAGTGAAACTTCTCTCCTGCTCCGTGTTTGTCAACCACACAACTTGATAGTTCCCGTTGGATTCATCAACTGAAATTATTGTTGGGGTTTTTGGCTTTACTGCagagaagcagaaaataaaaaggtaaattaAATACACTGTGACTGTTCAGTCTAATTCTGGCATATGCAGATGGACTCTGACTCAAAACAAGTCAACTCACTGCTGTCTGTGACGCTGATGGTTTTGGTCTCTATGCTTTCGCCATTTTTCCAAACTGTTGCTGTATGCTTATTGTTTATTACAAAGTAATCCATCTGGACGGAGCAACAACACTGTCCAACGTCGCACTGGCTGAAAATGCAACCCTTCTCCCTGTGGGACACAAGAAATCATAACACTTATTTTTAGCTTCTCAGACCGAGTCCCTTGGCTTTATTAACAATAAAACATATGATGTGGTCGACAACTCAAGTGAATTCACGGTTTCTGAacaatttatatatattttttagaattAAGCCTTTGTTTAATTTCACAACCATAATAATTCAAAACGTAGGCTACTGTGTTATCTATGGGACACCGAATAAAGTTGCGCACACTACAAATAACAGCAACATTTCTACACATTTAGTCCTAAAacattcctaaaaaaaaatgtattcacattAGAGAAATATTAGTCAACTTTGttgtatttagtttttttgaatATAAATTTAAGATAATTTCATTCACAACTGGaattgttaaataatatatctaaatgtttaatgttgtttGTGGTCGACAACTCAAGTGAATTCACGGTTTCTGAACAATTCAGAAGGCTAATCCAAAACGTAGGCCTACTATTTTAACTCTGGTATCCACACGCTTTgaattgaaaaatataaaaacaacaactcaccCGTACCACTTGTCCCACTTTAGAGTCATATTGTATTCAGTACAGTTTTCCCCTCCAAAGCTGCAAAACATAAACTCCTCGAAGTCGTTGGTACAGTCAAGACTTTGGCCTACAGGAAACAGAATTTACAGATGAGATGGATTTGGACATGATTTATTGCATTTATTGATTTCAAAGCTGTCTACGTGTCCACTGTACGTACCATGAAGAGATATTACAGTCGCAATATTTCCTAAAATCAGCAGGACAAAAGTGTTCCGAACGCCAACTCGactgaaagcagaaaaacaacaagttaaAGGCTACTTCAATATTTACAATTATGGTCCCACGATATCCAGGATTACCAAGATTACCTTTTTAATCCCATGGTGAAACGATTCATTTGCCTTAGGTCCTTCGAAAACTAAAATCCAGCTCAGTCCTCTTGACCCAttgtgtgtgaaagtgaagCTAGAATTCACTGCGTCCTCAGAGTCTCTCTTCCTGATATGGGAAGCTCACGTTTACTGGAAATGTCGCTCCACTAACtccgaa
Protein-coding regions in this window:
- the LOC109981193 gene encoding uncharacterized protein, whose product is MNRFTMGLKSRVGVRNTFVLLILGNIATVISLHGQSLDCTNDFEEFMFCSFGGENCTEYNMTLKWDKWYGEKGCIFSQCDVGQCCCSVQMDYFVINNKHTATVWKNGESIETKTISVTDSIKPKTPTIISVDESNGNYQVVWLTNTEQERSFTQHLTAEVTYYEKGCTDKVSVKVNQTADGGRNYYEIQGRLLNSSTTYVVSVKSFIDWSGKYSDSSNEWEFTTRE